The Camelina sativa cultivar DH55 chromosome 18, Cs, whole genome shotgun sequence DNA window AACTAAAGTGGCCTAGTAGTGTGATGACATCTAGCGGCCGCATAAGAAAGCGAAATGCAAATGTTTTCCattaaacaattcaaaaaaattgaacGGTTTAATTTGTAACTTTGTAGTACGTACACTAGTTTCTACTAGTATCATTGTATATAAAATCCAGTTGTAAATTGATAAAACATAACACATAACAGAAACACCTTGTCTGCTAATTTTATAAGAGTTCTTATAAGAGTCTAATGTCTCCCATTGGTTGGAATAAAGATCTTtggttaatatataaaaaatgtggtagcttttaaatttttgagTTATCTTTTGGGATAAGTTAAgccatatttttaatatgatatctgatatatcatggtttttagaagttttggcctatgatataagtcttatttgaAAGTATTTGAACAATTtggaacaaaataaaagttcttACCAAAGAGATGAAGTTGAAAGTCGTTTTTGAGGCTAATGTTGGTTGACACCATCACCTACATATTTCTACACGAGTTTTTGAAAGACTTTTGGAAAACAAGGCTTTAGATAGAGGTTGAGAGTCTCAACTTGAGacgtaaataaaaaaatcattcaacAATTTggtaagataataaaaaaaatatcgaaaGAGAAATGTAccatagtttttttgtttttgtcacaaAAGGAATTCATTCATTAATCAATCACTACATGTCCAACCAAGTGGAATCTCTGGAAACTCTGGCAGGGCGATACACTTTCCTAAAACCGGATTGCATAATGTAGCATTTCTTCCATTGTCGTAACAGAGAAAACCTAGGCTGGATTGTGAATGATACATGCGAAAACCTTCTAAAGAAGGCAAACTGATCTTCTGTTCTCAGGAAGATAAGAGCGGCTCCTCTTCTTGATAAAATGAGTGTATCATCACTTGGCAAAACCcttgaaaaaataatcagaGTTTTATAGGCCTTGAATGAGATTGCAGATAATTTtacacaaaatcataaaatcattCAGAAAcgtatcaaaactcaaaatagtGAGATCAATACACCCTAAGTGATGAAGTATGAGCTTGAGTAGCTTTTGTCTCACACAAAACAAACCCTTACGTCCTAAACCTTTCAAATACCAAAACACCTCTCGAAATCAGAATAAGCAAGAAGCGAAAAAGCATTCCAAccatttttctctattttctttctttaacttATACATCAAAAATAACGTAATAACTACATCAATTTACTTAAAATCAAAGTGTCTTTAATTAGGAATCTTGTTTCCTGTGTTTAATATCTTTCTATCAAacgtatataaaatatatataaagaaagagagagatatagaaACTCTATAAGTGATGGGGAGGCTCAAGCATTAGATGTATCAGAGGAGAGAGGCTGAAGTTCTTGTTCTTTAACAGCAGCACTTACAGGCTCATAAGTAGCTTCCTCTTGCTTTCTACGTCTCCACACCAATACAAGTTTGATCATCACCGAAGTAACCAACAATGATATCACCACCCCCGCAACCACCCCTAGTACGTGTGTCTCCCACCAGCTCCTGACAAAAGCATCACTACAAACCCATAAGACAGATCAAACCCACTAAACCAGTGTGACGACAGATATGAGAGCAATGAAACTTACTGTTTCTGCTTTTGCTCAGCCTTCCATTCTAGCAACTTGTAGCTTCCAAATTGTCCAGGTAGGCGTAATCGGTTTTCCTTCAGAAGCAGCATTATGTTCTGCAATCACGTACAAAGTACAACTCACATCTTTTTATCTGCGTATGAAGATACTTAAACCATCATCGTTtgtaaggaaaaagaaaactaccAATGCCGTAGTATTGGAAATGTACTCAGATGATTGTGCGGGAAAGATTCCCCATTTCAGGCGATACTCATTTCCCCTGGACGAGATATTCAGCAAGTGAacctaacaaaaagaaagaatagcCATTGGGACGATTTAATCACAACGAAAGCACCTCAGACAAAGAGAAACTAGTCAAACGAATGTTTAGAACCATGCCTGTGAACTTTTAATGTCTAACTCATGGGCAATGAAATCAGCCATCTCTGAGAACTCAGGCTTCTGTGAAGAATTATTCACGCTAATTGACACTTCGAAGGTGATAACTCCAACTCGGAAAACACCTACATGTTCATAAGATATAGCCAAACAAGTTAACGccaaaacagaaaattaaatgACAGTGATATGGATGATGTTGATGAGGCTCTGGTTTATAACGACTAACTTATTTTAGGAGTAATTGCAATTATTCATCACCAGAAAACCAGACTTTCAAGGTGGATAGTCTTCCaaaagaatttagaaaaaatggCGTGTCCAAGAAATGTTTCGATTCAGCAAACTTCTGAATAATTTTCTCAATACATACAATGACAGATATAGGTCCTACTCGTTTGCAGTGGCTAGCGACCAACGACTGCGACTACGACAGCGACGAGTAACATAGAGACATACAAGGCTAAACTACCTGGAAGATCAGTGGTAGAAGACTCGCTTGTAGCGGGACTTGGAGAAATACTAGAAGTTTTATTTTGGGAAACTGGTGAAGTAGGCGCAGGGGAATCTGGTGCCGCAAGCCTTCTCCATAGATCAGAACAGTTGGTCTTCAGAAACCCGAGCTTATCATTCTCACGATCATAAGTGACAAGCGTATTGCGGACAACAATTCCTGATCACAATGTCAGATGTACCAACTTTATATGCGTCAAATGAAAGCAAGATCAACACAGAAACTGAAGTTGACTTGAAAAGACAGGAAAACACATGGTCTGCCTTGGCACTAAAGCCTACATGATAAAATGCTTTCATGGAAAATGGGAGTGCATGCAAGATATGTAAATCGATTCTGCATGCAGTACCTCCTAGGAGTGTTGTTGAGTCTCTATCAGGAAATATGCCAAGGCAGTATGCGCCTCTAACTTTAGTGTGCTATAAGCACGTCAAGAAGACAAATGGAAACTGTTAATACTTGGCTGAAGGATCAAACAAgtaattatatgaaaaagattagCCAAATTTACTTTACCAATTATTACCCTGAATAAGTAGTTCTCAGGAGAAAGAATCAGGTTCTGACCATTTCCAAATTCCATAGCGATCTCAGggaaaaaattgtgtatctcaGCCACATCCCTGATTGGTATCCAAAGATAGTATCCTTAGACaagatataaaatttgaaattctgTGATACTGTTGTTTAACAAACCTTCCAGCGCCAGAGAAACAAACATCATCATAATTTGGGTCTGGACCATGGATCCGTTTCAGAGATGGAATTTCCTT harbors:
- the LOC104760645 gene encoding aspartic proteinase-like protein 2 isoform X2, with protein sequence MDRPSLLLIPLLFITTVISIFVFDLTTADELDLTAESPMIFPLSYSSLPPRVEDIRRRRLHQSQLPNAHMKLYDDLLSNGYYTTRLWIGTPPQEFALIVDTGSTVTYVPCSTCKQCGKHQDPKFQPELSSSYQALKCNPDCNCDDEGKLCVYERRYAEMSSSSGVLSEDLISFGNESQLSPQRAVFGCENVETGDLFSQRADGIMGLGRGKLSVVDQLVDKGVIEDTFSLCYGGMEVGGGAMVLGKIYPPAGMVFSHSDPFRSPYYNIDLKQMHVAGKSLKLNPKVFNGKHGTVLDSGTTYAYFPKEAFIAIKAAVIKEIPSLKRIHGPDPNYDDVCFSGAGRDVAEIHNFFPEIAMEFGNGQNLILSPENYLFRHTKVRGAYCLGIFPDRDSTTLLGGIVVRNTLVTYDRENDKLGFLKTNCSDLWRRLAAPDSPAPTSPVSQNKTSSISPSPATSESSTTDLPGVFRVGVITFEVSISVNNSSQKPEFSEMADFIAHELDIKSSQVHLLNISSRGNEYRLKWGIFPAQSSEYISNTTALNIMLLLKENRLRLPGQFGSYKLLEWKAEQKQKQSWWETHVLGVVAGVVISLLVTSVMIKLVLVWRRRKQEEATYEPVSAAVKEQELQPLSSDTSNA
- the LOC104760645 gene encoding aspartic proteinase-like protein 2 isoform X1, translated to MDRPSLLLIPLLFITTVISIFVFDLTTADELDLTAESPMIFPLSYSSLPPRVEDIRRRRLHQSQLPNAHMKLYDDLLSNGYYTTRLWIGTPPQEFALIVDTGSTVTYVPCSTCKQCGKHQDPKFQPELSSSYQALKCNPDCNCDDEGKLCVYERRYAEMSSSSGVLSEDLISFGNESQLSPQRAVFGCENVETGDLFSQRADGIMGLGRGKLSVVDQLVDKGVIEDTFSLCYGGMEVGGGAMVLGKIYPPAGMVFSHSDPFRSPYYNIDLKQMHVAGKSLKLNPKVFNGKHGTVLDSGTTYAYFPKEAFIAIKAAVIKEIPSLKRIHGPDPNYDDVCFSGAGRDVAEIHNFFPEIAMEFGNGQNLILSPENYLFRHTKVRGAYCLGIFPDRDSTTLLGGIVVRNTLVTYDRENDKLGFLKTNCSDLWRRLAAPDSPAPTSPVSQNKTSSISPSPATSESSTTDLPGVFRVGVITFEVSISVNNSSQKPEFSEMADFIAHELDIKSSQVHLLNISSRGNEYRLKWGIFPAQSSEYISNTTALNIMLLLKENRLRLPGQFGSYKLLEWKAEQKQKHDAFVRSWWETHVLGVVAGVVISLLVTSVMIKLVLVWRRRKQEEATYEPVSAAVKEQELQPLSSDTSNA